The genomic region AATATTGATGGTAGAGGTATTGACATTAATGCCCAAAACTTGCGGGCAGAGGGTGGAGCGCAAATATCCACCCTGACACTGGGAAATGGTACGGGGGGTGCTGTGAATATCCGCGCTACCGACTCAGTGGAACTCAGTGGGATTGGAGTTGAGAGTTATCAACAGTTTATCGCTAAGTTTCTGGTATCGGGAACTATCGACCCTTTTGACCCGCAAATTGTTCTCCTTAGTAGCACTGCTGCTTCGGGAAACGCCGGAATTATTACGATTGATACCCCTAGATTGCTGATAGAAAATGGGGTGGGAGCAGGTAGCGCCACTTTAGGTGCTGGCAATGGCGGAAATATGACCATCCGTGCCAGGGTTTTCGATCTGGTCGGTTCTGTCATCAACAGCGGCACATTTCAGGGGAGTACCGGCATAGGAGGAAACATTATCTTTGAGGGAGAAAGGTTCATAGTGCGGGATGGTAGTATTATTACCACCGTCACCCGCAGTCAGGCAGCATCGGGGAATATCGATATTAAAGCGTCTGAATCAGTAGAATTGTTGCGTACACCTGATGGAAGTATTCTGCAAACCAACATCAACACCACCACTCTTGGTTTGGGGAAAGCGGGGGACATTACCATTGATACGAAGCGGTTGATTGCCTCAGAGGGAGCCGGGATTACTTTATCAAGTGGTAGCATTATAGGAGAAAGCTTATTTGCTACGACTGGGGGATCTGGGGGGAATTTAACAATTAGGGCCGCTGAGTCGATAGAAGTGGTTGGTATCTCTGGGGTTTTGGCGAATATGGGTCAGATTCCTAGTTTTCTCGCCACTCAAACCACTACCTCGAATCGAGCAGGCGATATCCAAATTTACACCCCCGTGCTGATCCTGCGGGATGGAGGCATAATTACTGCGGCATCTTTAGGCGCGGGAGATGCCGGAAACGTCACGATTGATGCGGGTCGTGTAGAAGTCATTGGCAGTGGGAATAACGGTCGATTTATTAGTAAAATTGAGGCTTCCGTTGGCAGCGTGTTGACCTTTTCCAATCCCAGCGCTACGGCGAATGCGGGTTCGGTGAATCTGAATGCAAATCGATTAATTGTCCGGGATGGAGCGACGGTCAATGTCCAGGCGTTGTCCACGGGGCGGGCTGGTAATATTAATGTTGTAGGTGATGCTCTAGTTCTCGATAACCAAGGTAGCATTGATGGCAGAACTGCATCCGGTACAGGAGCAAATATTAACCTCCAAGCACGGGATCTCCAATTGCGCCGCAATAGTCGCATCGCAACAGATGCGGGTAATACTACTGGCGGTAACATCAATATTAATACCAATACCTTAGTAGCTCTAGAAAATAGCGATATTACGGCTAACGCACAAAGAGGTTCTGGCGGTAGAGTTAGTATCACTGCACAAGGCATCTTTGGCACTCAATTCCGGGATAGCTTGACCCCACAGAGCGATATTACCGCCACTTCTGACCTTGGTGTCCAGTTCAATGGGACTGTAGAAATCAACACACCGGATGTTGACCCCAGTTCTGGGTTAGTAGAGTTCTCGGCAAATTTCGACGATGTGAGCGCGAGCATTGCCCAAGGTTGTCCAGCTTCAGGGGGAAATCGCTTTGCCGTCGTCGGACGCGGCGGTTTACCCGTCACCCCTTACGACCCCCTCAATAGTTGGTATAACATACCACGAGTGTCTGGTATAGTCGGGGGAGAGCAAGTTCGTAGCAGAGTGATTCTTCCTTCTGTCAATCAACAGTCGCCAATTATCGAGGCGACGGGATGGGCGATCGACGATCGAGGTAGAATAAAATTGGTCGCCCAAGCACCTAGCGTTACCTCCCAAACTCCTTGGAATACTTCACCTGGGTGTCATCTTTAAAGAAGCATTACTCGAATCGATCGGAGAATTTCTATGACCGCTTCCACAGTAGAACGTCTGGACGAACCGATTTTAATCGACGGTTTGACATGGCGCGAATTCAAAGCAGTTGAGCAATTGATCGATCGTCCGGGGTTACGGTTGTCATTTTTAGATGGAGTGCTGGAAATCGTAAAGATGCCTGGTAAGAAACACGAAACTGTTAAGGAACGGATCGGAACGTTACTAGATACTTATTTAGAACTTGCTGGCTTTGATTATACCCCCACTGGGTCTATGACGCTGGAAAGTGAAGTAGAACAAGTAAAACGCGAAGCGGATAAGTCATACGAACTAAGGCCCGATCGCGAACATCCAGATCTCGTTATTGAAGTTACTGTTACCAGCGGAGGAATTAACAAACTGGAAGCATACAAGCGCCTTCAAATTCCTGAAGTTTGGTTCTGGGAAAAAGGAAAGCTGTTGCTGTATGCTCTGGGTTCTGACGGATATGTTGAAATCGAGCGATCGGAGGTTTTACCAAATTTAAATATAGAACTCCTGACTCGTTGCATTAACTTATCCAACCACGTTCAAGCAGTGAAAGAGTTTCGACAAGGAATTAATCTAAGCTGAAACTCAATTTAGAGTGTTTAAAAATAGTTAAACAACTGTATGGCGCAACCATCGCAACTAACAACTCAGACGTTATATAGCCAAGATTATTATCTTTGGATTAAAACAACTATAAACCAACTTCGTGTCGGTCAATTTTATGTCGTAGATATAGATAACTTGATCGAAGAGTTGGAGAGTATGGGTAGAAGCGAGAAGCGAGCAATTAAAAGTTTATTAATTCGACTTCTAGAACATCTATTGAAACTTAAATACTGGGATGCCGAACGAGAACGTAATGAAGGTCACTGGAAAGGTGAGATCCGAACATTTCGGAGAGAAATTAAAGATCGACTGAAAGATAGTCCCAGCCTGAAGCCTTACATCCTAGAAATTTTTGACGAATGCTACGAAGAAGCAAGAGCAGAAGCAAGCGATCGTTCAAAACTTTCGCTCCATACATTTCCGGTAACACCAATTGGATCTTTGGAACAAATTTTAGAGTTAAACTCGTTTCCCGATCATAGCTAGTTCATAAATCGCTCTGTAAAAAAGATAGCGAATAAAAAATGCCCAAAGGTTACTTCTATTTTACTTTTTTATTTTTAATTGTTTTGCTAATTCCACCCAATGTGCAATTCCTTTTTGCGTCGGTTGTCCCGATGAATTGAATGTCCAAATCTCTCTTTTGTGTTGTGGGCTATTACTGATGTGAATTGGTCTATCCGCACCATAATAATATAGAGAATCGAAAGGTAACTTTTGTGATAAAATCCAATCAATTACCCAATCGCTCATCTCCCCCTCGATCGAAAAATCGCAAGACGCTCCCAATCTTTGGCAATAATACTTACCGTTCTTATTCACCTCATGCGCCATATGCTGATCGATATCAGGAGCAACACGACCATTTTTTTGTACCGTCTCCGCATCTTTCTTGTCCAGATATCTCTTCAAATCCTTCGAGCAAAACCCATAAGTCAGGCGAAACTTATCAATTCCGAAAAAATCAATAATTGGCTCTAGAATAAATTGGTATAAATGTTGGAGTGCAGGCAATGTTTCTTCTAAGTTTTCGGGAAAGGGATTGATCTGCTCGGCGTACTTCTGATAAGTATTGCTACAAGTACAAAACTCCTCAAGAGTCAAGTATTTTCCCAGGTGTAATTTTTTCATTATAGATTGACTGCGACATCACAATCAATAATAATGGGTTATGTCTATATTGGGATACTTGGGATGGAAAAGAAACCCGGTTTTTTCAAAAAACCGGGTTTCTGGTCGATCGTTTTGCTTAGCATTCTAGAGGGGATATAATGAATGAAGTAGTAGATTGAACAGGAGCATCTTGAAGGTAAATTATGCAAAAATTTATCACACAATTAAAAGTGCGGCATTACGAAATGGATGCCCTGGGTCACGTTAACAACGCCGTTTATCAGCATTATTTAGAACAGGCGGGGATTGAACATTCCGAATATCTGGGTTTTACAGTAGCTCGCTACCATGAATTAGGTGGAGTGTTCGTGATGCGACGTTTGGAAATTGATTATCTCCGTCCCGCCGTGGCAGGCGATATTCTGGAAATCACTACTTGGTTGCAAGAACTTCGCGGTTCCCGTGCCATCCGTCGTTACGAACTTCGTATCTTAGGAAAAGAAGAGTTAGTGGTGAAAGCAGAAGTTTTGTGGGTGTGGGTGAATTTGGCGACGATGCGCCCAAAAGCTATTCCTCCAATTATGCTACAAGCCTTCCAAGGGACTAAGCCATCTTCTCTCAGCGAACCGCTAACAGCAACAGATATTGGCTAATAAATTATCAGCTAATTGCTAATTGCTTCTTGTTGGCTGTTACGCCAAATCTAACTTTCCTTGCAGATGTACTACTTTACTATTCATGATAAGTTAAGGTGAGGCTCGTGAAGACAAACTTACACTCTCAAGTAATATTTTTCAACCAATTGAACGTACCAAAATCATCCCAGATATTATATCTACAGGACAGCAAACCTAAAAATATCTGGGAGGCAAACGGCATGAATAATCCCATTGGAGGAATATTTGGTACGCTTATGTGGAGTTTATTATGGCTGATTCCCATTCTAGGAATTGCATTTTTTCTATCACGTAGGAAGTTTTAAATAGTGAATGAAATCCTTCTTTAGGTACAAGACGAACAGTTGCTTATCGTGCCATCATCAAATATATGAACAGTGCCGAACGCCTTGCTACTCTCGATCGCATCCGTAAATTCAGCCGCCTGATGGATAGCGCCTTCCGCATCCCAGTGATAGGCTTTCGCTTTGGATTAGACCCCATTATCGGTTTAATTCCAGGTGCCGGAGATCTTGTAAGTACAGCCTTTTCAGCTTACATCATTTTTCTGGCTGCTCGTTTCGGCTTGCCGCCGCAAGTCATGTACAAAATGATATTAAATATCGGTCTAGAAGCTGTAGTAGGTGCAGTACCTCTGGTAGGTGACTTGTTCGATGCCTATTACAAGTCCAATATCCGTAACTTGGAGCTTTTAGAGCGACATCTCATGGTAGTTGAGCCAGAAGTTATCCAGCAAAGCCATTTGGAAACGCCGGATCTAGTTTCGCCAGTTCCGACTACGAAAACCTATCAAAAAGTTAGTTCGTAGCTGGAATTATTGCCTTTGGATATCAAGTCTGGTTAATTATTTTAAATAAATGTAGGTAATAGGTATTGGCAGAAATAACAGCTAATACCTATTATTGAGCATAAGTGCGATCGCAATACCCAGATTTAAAAACCAAGGAGCGGAAGCCACAAACCAAACGATACTAATGGCAACGATCGTAACGGTGAATGCACCCAAAATTTCCCCTGTCTGGCGCTCTACATTTGTGTGCATATAAGTCCAGAAAGTCGTTATAGCCAGCAAAGAGGGAATAAATAGGTGAGTCAGAGTCATAGTAATCATCGTTTTTTTCACTATCAACGAGGGAATGATAGGCGTTAGCGCCGTTAGTGGTAGGTATATTATCGCTTATAGCCTAGTTTTTTGCGATCGCCACTAATCTCTGATTTAGGCACGCTCCTATATTGGGTAGTCTGAGAAGCTTCCCACTTCCTACGCTTGGTTCACCCAACTGGATGAATTTTAGTCTAAATCTGGAGTAGAAGCAATCCCAAAGGCCAGCAAACCCACAAGTTCGCCCACAGCAAAGCCTTGAAACTTTGCCTCCCACCCAAGTAAGATATTAATAATCTAGTAAATCTTTTTTTAGCATAATTTTACAATTTTCACAGAATTTAGTCCCCTTCCCCTTGGAAATCAAACCAACAACCCATCAAATTATTACATAATTCCCTGTTAAAACAAACGTCACAACTATATGTCATATACAACAAATCTTCGTAGCTCACCTCCAAATTATTTAAAGTATTAGATGAGTCATCATTTTCAGAATAATTATCAACAAAATCATCATTTTTAAAATCTTTTCTATCGGCTACTAAAACTTCGTTTTTTTTATTCTCTTGCCATTCTTCTAAATCCAGTATAGATATTGATTTTGGAATTACACCAGATCTGAAACCTCGCTCATTAGGTTGCAAATCTGTCGTAAAAACGCCACACCTTAATTGTTTAATTGGTATTTGCCAATATATACTTAATTTATCCCTAAAATCAATAACTTGATTAATAACCTGATTTCTCTGCTTGTTTCTTCTTTTTTTTGCTGTATCTCCTGTTGCCTGTGTGTCAATATATTTAGTCTCAATCACAAACAGACTGTCTCGATCTGTGAGATAGACCAAATCACACTTTCCTAGATGGGTATTTCCCAAAACATCTGGGGATTGTTCAAACAAAATTAGTTCCTTACATGAAGTAAAATATTTTTGGACGTTAAAAAATAGAAATGCTTGCAATAAAAGTTCTTTATCCTCAGAATAACGACCGCAAACAACATCTTCAAAAAACTTTATATAATCTTCCTGACTTTGGAGAGCTTTGCCTTTACAAAATGAAACAAATTCATTCATACCCATAATTATCAACTCCTTTAAAATTGGGTGAGTGTAAATTTTAATCGTACATTACCCCTAATCCACTATATCACAGTTGAGTGAGGCAAGATTCTCTATACATCACTATGTGATCGCGTCCCAATTTTTTGGCTTGATATGGTAAAATCAGAATAATGGCGATGCGTGTTTGTCAGGAGAAAGAAATGACTATTACTCAAGCTAAGCGCTTTACGCTGGAAGAATATCACAGACTAACAGAAATTGGATTTTTCCATGAAGATGACCGAATCGAGTTAATTAAAGGAGAAATTATTGAAATGGCAGCCAAAGGTACAGCTCACGAAACTTGTCTGAGAAACTTGTTGCGAGAACTACCAAGACTGGTAGGAGATAGAGGAACTTTACAATCTCAGGCTCCGATTATTTTACCGCCGAACAGCGAACCAGAGCCAGATTTTGCTATTCTCCAAAACCGAGAGGATAATTATTTATCGGCTCACCCAAGTCCAGGTGATGTGTTGCTGGTGATGGAAGTAGCAGATTCTTCTATCGATTATGACAAAAATATTAAAATACCCCTCTATGCTGAAGCGGGTATATCCGACTATTGGATATTTAATTTATTCAATAATCAATTGGAAGCTTACAGCGAATCTTATCAGGATAATAAAGGGAAATTTGCATATAAAAATAGGCAAATTGTTTTGCCAAATCAGGTAATAGCTTTGCCTTGTTTTCCTGATTTGTCTTTGGATTTAAGTAGAGTGTTTCCGCCCAAACTGAACGCTTAAACTAACTGGAATGTGAAAAGAAACCGGGTTTCTTGGAGAAACCCGGTTTCTGGCGGCAGTTGAGGCACGAAACTAACCCAAGTTGCTAGTTATCTAGTTGTGGCTGGTATTTGTTAGGTTGTTGCGCTTTAGCGATCTTATTACAACTGGGATAAGAGCGCTAAAGCGCAACAACATACCCAGAAAGTGATGAGCCGCTCACCCGCTGGGGACTCAAGTCCCCAGCTAATAGCGAAAGTCCATTAAAATGGACTGGAAGATTAGTATTAAGTCCACTTGAGTGGACTTAAGCTATTAGCCAGCGATTTGAATCGCTGGCGGGCCTCAAGCGAAGTCAGTGGCTTTGTGTACAATTAAATTCCGATCGATTCGCCAACAATATCATTGATTCTCTTGACTTTTCTAGCCCCTATTACACTTGACTGAGGCACGATTCGCTGCACATTACAATGCGATCGCGTCCTAAGTTTTTAGCCTGATAAAGTGCCCTATCGGCCCCTGCAATCAATTCCTTTGGGGAAATGTCAGCAGTCGGAATCAGACAAGCCACCCCAGCGCTGAGGGTAATACAATCGCTGACTTCTGAAGCGAAATGAGGAATCTGCAAATCTTTGACTCTGATTTGGATTTCCTTTGCCACTCGCAATGCCCCTTTGAGATCGGTGTTGGGCAAAATTACCGCAAATTCTTCTCCTCCATAACGGGCAACTAAATCGGCAGGGCGCTTCACTGCCCGCTGGATAGCTTTAGCAACCAGTCGCAAACATTCATCCCCTGCTTGATGACCGTAGGTATCGTTATAGGATTTGAAAAAATCGATATCGCACAAAATTAGAGACAGCGGTTGTTTGTCGCGAGCTAAAATCAGCAATTGCTGTAGCAAATACTCATCAAACCTGCGCCTATTAGCTATATGAGTTAAACCATCGGAACTGGCTAGGCGCTGCAACTGTTCGTTTGCGGCTTGCAACTGTTGATAAAGTTCCGCTTGTTGAATGGCGATCGCTAACTGATTCGCCAGATGTTTCATTAACTCAATCTCCAAAGGCTGCCATGCCCTGAGTGTCCCACACTGCTGAACCATCAACAGTCCCCACAACTGTTCTCCTTGCAGAATAGGAACCTCCAAGTTGGCTTTTACGCCCCAGTTTCTTAATAATTCGATGTGGCAATTGGGAAAATTGGCGGCAGTAGAAATATCTTCTATAGCTCGAATGTTACCCTGCTGATAATAAGAAAAATTACCATCTCTGAGGCAACAGTCTGGGATGTTCGCTCCCAGTATAGATGTGCAGTTAGAGGCCAGAGATTCTACGGCCACATTGCCTATCTTGACGATATTGCTGTCTTTGTGCGTATTGGGCCCAAAGCGGAAAATGATCGCGCGATCGGTCCCTAGAAACTGTCGCACTTGCGTCACCGCAGTGTTGAGAACTTCACTGAGATTTAGCGACTGGCGGATGTGCTGAGTAATTACCCCCATCAGCCGCTCCCGTTCAGTTTGCAGCCGCATTGCTTCTTCCGTCCACTTGCGTTTGCTGATATCTTGAGCTGTTCCCAGAATTTGTTTGGGCAAACCCTCAGCCGTTCTAGCGAAAACGATTTCCCGGCTGTGAAACCAGCACCATTCACCCGATCGATGCTTGATTCGATATTCCCTCTCCAGAATATCACCATCTTGTGCAATAGTGAACTTTTCCTGGTGTGCAGAAACTTGCCATAAATCTTCTGGATACATCAAGTCAGGAAATAACTGCGACCCCATTTGTTGAATCTCTTCAGCTGTATAACCCAGCAATAAATCCACTTGGCGATTGATATAGATATTCCGCTTTTCTATCAAGTCATAGATGTATATAAGACAAGGCGTGGCATCGGCAATTGTTTGAATAAAATGCTGGCTTTCTCGGAGTGCCTCCTCTACCTTTGTGCGTTCCTTAATCTCTTCCAAAGCCCGATCTCGCATGGCGCGGTAATCTTGGATACGATAAGTCAGATCCGTAACATCCTCGATTACGAAAAGGGCATAGAACGATTTTGGATTATTAAGCTGTTGGTGGGATTCGACAATATCTGACTCACAAGCTGCATTGCCCAATCGAAAATCGCATTCGCAGGCTCTGCTTAGCAACGAGCCAAATCTAAAATCGGGTGCAGGTACAGTAGTTACAGTTGTGTGCTGGATGCGCCACCGTCCATCCGCCATCTGAGCGGGAATAATCGACTTGTGAAGCTGAGAAGAAAAAATAGTTGGGGGTCCACCTTCAAAAATCTGCTTCAGTCTATGGGCGTACTTAGGCTGATGCAGATGAGGAAAATAGATGCCAATATCCTTTAAGAGAATTTCGCTTCTAGAAATTCCCGTCCAGTCTTCCAGACATCGGTTCCAAAAAAGAACGCTAAAATCTTCTCGGAGAACGCAAACTCCTTCGGGAACCCGATCAAGAATGCCAAACTCTTTCTGGGCTGCCTGGATCTCGTTCATTATCACCCTCAAAAGCTAGGTCAATGGCCTTTAGCATAGCGTCGAAGGAACCCACTTTAAAAATTACAACAATATCTCCAGCAATTTGCAGTTGCTCGATGATAAAACGGGTATGTGCCAAGAAAACGCTGGCCTTGGCATCAAGCTGCTTTGAATTGACCAACTTGTCAATCCTACCTTCTACATAAGTGGGCAGTGAGTATTCCAAGTGTTGTACTAAGACGTTACTCAGGGAACCCATAATGCCGTTGAGAACAATATTGCCTACTTCAAGCAAGGTTCCTATTTTCACAGAATCCAGGTCAGGAGTGCCCGCAGTTTCACCTGTGAGAACTTCCACGAGGGTAGATGCACTTTCCGTCGGAAAAATTAGCTCGGCAGTGCCAGCAAACGAGCCAGAGAAGTTCAAGCCTACTGTGGAAAGTAGATCTCCATTGAATCGTATTTCGAGATCCGGTTGCAACTCTTGTGGGGAAAGCACTTTTATATAAGGGATACGCAGGCAAATCGGGGAACCGATCATCTCGTTTAGCACGCCAGCGGCTCTGCCCACGCCAATATTCACCAACTCCTGCAAAACATCTACCTGGTCAACTGTTAGGTTCATATATCCCTTCCTGGGTGGCAACCCCGATCGCTTTTTTGACCCAATGGCGCAGTTCCTCTGGTTTGGGGATCTTGTTAAGAACTGTTAACGCTCCCAGTTCTAAGCATTCAGCGCGAGTGGTTTGCTGAACATCCGCCGTCACTACAATTGTCGGAATCTGCAAACCTTCGTCCCGCAGCGCCAGAAGCACTTGTCGCCCGCCCATTTCCGGCATTAAGAGGTCTAACACTATACACTCTGGGTTGTGGGTGCGAATCATCTGTAGACCTTGTAGTCCGTTCGGCGCTTCCAGGATGGTATGTCCTTCTGCTTTCAGGATTTTCTGGAGCATCTTGCGAATGAAAGCTGCATCTTCTACGATTAAAATCAATGCCACTATTTCTTTTCCTCAAGTTTTTTTAATTTAAGTAAATTTCTGTAATAATACAGCAAAGTGAATCGTAGTGACTACAGCAGTTAGTCATAATGGTTAACATAAATTATTAATTCCATGCCATCAGGTAGAGATTTGCTGGCGCGATCGCTACTTTTACCATTTATTTCTTACGGCTTTTCATCAACTTTTTTAAGCCTAACACAAAAGTCTAAACCAATTGTAATTTATTTACCGCAATTTTATTTTAAAATAAAATTAGTACTAATTCAAGTTCCTAGTTACTTGCTTTCTAGGTACGTTGTTGCGCTTTAGCGCTCTTATCCCAGTTGTAATAAGAGCGCTAAAGCGCAACAACGTACCTACTAACTACTAAATGCCTTACCTGAAAAAGCACCTAGAGACTACAAAGTTGTTATACTTTCTGATATTAATGGTGCAAAGGTGAACGCTCGCTTTACCTTTGATCGGTAATTTTTGGAGATTGGAAACGGTCTATGAAACACTTAGTCACAACATTTGGTATAATTTCAACCCTCCTGCTTGCACAAGGTTGTTCGTCAACGGTTAAATCTGGAGAAGCAGTTAAATCTGGAGAAACATCTGACTCTATTGCAATAAAGCAGCATGAGGGTCATTTAATGGATAAAGGCGAAACACCTGTTGTTGCATCCGATCCTCATGCCGGACATTCGATGCACAATAATATGGAGCAGGCGAATAATTCAGCGCAAGCGAAGGCGTTATTTAGCGATCGCAAAAATATCCAACCGAATCAGCCTGTTGTGCTTGGTATTAATATTCAAAACTCCAAGGGGAAGGCAATTACCAAGTTTGACACCTTTCAGGAAAAAATCATGCACCTGATTCTTGTCAGCGACGATCTTCAGTTTTTCAATCACCTTCATCCCACTTATAAACAAAATGGACGTTTTGAAGTAACGGCTAATTTTCCGCGATCGGGCCAATATACTTTCTTCGCCGATTACAAACCATCTGGGCAAAACGAACAAGTCTCGGTATTGAAAAAAGGAGTCCCCGGAGCCACTCCATCTGCCCCAGCAATTGACCTGAATACTGCTAAGACTTTTGGAGATACCAAGGTGAATATCACCTTTTCCAAACCCAAACTCAAAGCTGGTGAAGAAGTACACACGATATTTAAACTCAAAAATACTTCTAACAATCAACCAGTTACAAACTTGCAGCCTTATTTGGGAGAGCGAGGGCATTTAGTCATAGTAAAACATTCATCAAACTTGACGAAAGCAAATTATATTCACGCTCATGCAATGAAACATGACTCTGGGGGAGAAGTTCATTTTATGACTAAATTCCCTCAACCGGGAAAATATAAACTCTGGGGACAGTTCAATCGTAATGGAAAAGTTGTCACAACGGATTTTTGGGTAAATGTTCAGTAGCTAAATCGCAGTTGCAATTGTACAGTCAGGTAAGTTGTTGCGCTTTAGCGCTAAAGCACAACAACGTAGCCATTATCCATTCTGAACAAGAACCTATGGAACGTAATATCGTGTTCGGTTACATCGTTAGTACATGAGTGATATCGTCAAATTGTCTGTTTTCATCGTTGGTTAGGTTTTTACCACAGATGAAGACAGATGAAGACAGATGAACACAGATAAGAATAAGAACAGGAATTTTTTAGGTAACCGGAGATGATATAACTAGCAACTGGAGTTACTTAGCACTTTTACTGTTAAATTGTCCTTAAACAGTGTTTAATAGGTAAAAATGTTAATCGTTCGATCGCAACTTTACTCAAAAACGCCTAATGAACCATAAAAGATGGCGCTTCCCTCTGTTGGCGGCAGTTTGTGCCTTTGCCATCATACTATCGAACTGTGGCAACCCCACTAATAACAACCAATCTGAAAACCCCACCACTCCAGCCGCAACCCAACAAGGAGTGCTAGTCTACGGTTCCGGCGGACAACCCGTAAACCTGGAACCGGGGAATATCACCGACGGCAATTCAATCATTGTGCAGCAACAAATCTACAATCGCTTGATTGAATTTAAGCCCGGGACTACTGAGTTTCAACCCAGTCTAGCTACTTCCTGGTCTGTTTCTGCGGATGGTAAAGTCTGGACATTTAAACTCCGTCCTGGTGTTAAATTTCACGACGGTAGCGATTTTAATGCTGAAGCAGTTAAGTTCAATGTAGAACGCTGGTGGAACCCCCAACATCCCAACGGTTACCGCAA from Argonema galeatum A003/A1 harbors:
- a CDS encoding acyl-CoA thioesterase; amino-acid sequence: MQKFITQLKVRHYEMDALGHVNNAVYQHYLEQAGIEHSEYLGFTVARYHELGGVFVMRRLEIDYLRPAVAGDILEITTWLQELRGSRAIRRYELRILGKEELVVKAEVLWVWVNLATMRPKAIPPIMLQAFQGTKPSSLSEPLTATDIG
- a CDS encoding filamentous hemagglutinin N-terminal domain-containing protein, which gives rise to MNQLNLKLYLATTLWSLWLFYPNATTAQIVPDTTLPNNSIAIPNGNTIRIEGGTSTGGNLFHSFQEFSIPTGTEAFFNNGLDIQNIFSRITGKNISNIDGLIRANGTANLFLINPNGIIFGQNAQLNIGGSFIGSTANNIRFIDGSEFSATNPTAPSLLTINVPVGLQFGANPGRIVNRSQAIGPTPTLPPLPVEIPVSNKLGLAVAPGQTLALIGGDIQLLGGNLTAYTGQILLGSVKSPGLVQFEPTAFGVNLNYSNIQNFGNIEMNGAFINTSGLGGGKIDIRGGNVIISSSVIYGLTLGNIDGRGIDINAQNLRAEGGAQISTLTLGNGTGGAVNIRATDSVELSGIGVESYQQFIAKFLVSGTIDPFDPQIVLLSSTAASGNAGIITIDTPRLLIENGVGAGSATLGAGNGGNMTIRARVFDLVGSVINSGTFQGSTGIGGNIIFEGERFIVRDGSIITTVTRSQAASGNIDIKASESVELLRTPDGSILQTNINTTTLGLGKAGDITIDTKRLIASEGAGITLSSGSIIGESLFATTGGSGGNLTIRAAESIEVVGISGVLANMGQIPSFLATQTTTSNRAGDIQIYTPVLILRDGGIITAASLGAGDAGNVTIDAGRVEVIGSGNNGRFISKIEASVGSVLTFSNPSATANAGSVNLNANRLIVRDGATVNVQALSTGRAGNINVVGDALVLDNQGSIDGRTASGTGANINLQARDLQLRRNSRIATDAGNTTGGNININTNTLVALENSDITANAQRGSGGRVSITAQGIFGTQFRDSLTPQSDITATSDLGVQFNGTVEINTPDVDPSSGLVEFSANFDDVSASIAQGCPASGGNRFAVVGRGGLPVTPYDPLNSWYNIPRVSGIVGGEQVRSRVILPSVNQQSPIIEATGWAIDDRGRIKLVAQAPSVTSQTPWNTSPGCHL
- a CDS encoding diguanylate cyclase domain-containing protein gives rise to the protein MNEIQAAQKEFGILDRVPEGVCVLREDFSVLFWNRCLEDWTGISRSEILLKDIGIYFPHLHQPKYAHRLKQIFEGGPPTIFSSQLHKSIIPAQMADGRWRIQHTTVTTVPAPDFRFGSLLSRACECDFRLGNAACESDIVESHQQLNNPKSFYALFVIEDVTDLTYRIQDYRAMRDRALEEIKERTKVEEALRESQHFIQTIADATPCLIYIYDLIEKRNIYINRQVDLLLGYTAEEIQQMGSQLFPDLMYPEDLWQVSAHQEKFTIAQDGDILEREYRIKHRSGEWCWFHSREIVFARTAEGLPKQILGTAQDISKRKWTEEAMRLQTERERLMGVITQHIRQSLNLSEVLNTAVTQVRQFLGTDRAIIFRFGPNTHKDSNIVKIGNVAVESLASNCTSILGANIPDCCLRDGNFSYYQQGNIRAIEDISTAANFPNCHIELLRNWGVKANLEVPILQGEQLWGLLMVQQCGTLRAWQPLEIELMKHLANQLAIAIQQAELYQQLQAANEQLQRLASSDGLTHIANRRRFDEYLLQQLLILARDKQPLSLILCDIDFFKSYNDTYGHQAGDECLRLVAKAIQRAVKRPADLVARYGGEEFAVILPNTDLKGALRVAKEIQIRVKDLQIPHFASEVSDCITLSAGVACLIPTADISPKELIAGADRALYQAKNLGRDRIVMCSESCLSQV
- a CDS encoding Uma2 family endonuclease yields the protein MTASTVERLDEPILIDGLTWREFKAVEQLIDRPGLRLSFLDGVLEIVKMPGKKHETVKERIGTLLDTYLELAGFDYTPTGSMTLESEVEQVKREADKSYELRPDREHPDLVIEVTVTSGGINKLEAYKRLQIPEVWFWEKGKLLLYALGSDGYVEIERSEVLPNLNIELLTRCINLSNHVQAVKEFRQGINLS
- a CDS encoding Uma2 family endonuclease, with the translated sequence MTITQAKRFTLEEYHRLTEIGFFHEDDRIELIKGEIIEMAAKGTAHETCLRNLLRELPRLVGDRGTLQSQAPIILPPNSEPEPDFAILQNREDNYLSAHPSPGDVLLVMEVADSSIDYDKNIKIPLYAEAGISDYWIFNLFNNQLEAYSESYQDNKGKFAYKNRQIVLPNQVIALPCFPDLSLDLSRVFPPKLNA
- a CDS encoding DUF4112 domain-containing protein encodes the protein MNSAERLATLDRIRKFSRLMDSAFRIPVIGFRFGLDPIIGLIPGAGDLVSTAFSAYIIFLAARFGLPPQVMYKMILNIGLEAVVGAVPLVGDLFDAYYKSNIRNLELLERHLMVVEPEVIQQSHLETPDLVSPVPTTKTYQKVSS
- a CDS encoding DUF29 domain-containing protein — translated: MAQPSQLTTQTLYSQDYYLWIKTTINQLRVGQFYVVDIDNLIEELESMGRSEKRAIKSLLIRLLEHLLKLKYWDAERERNEGHWKGEIRTFRREIKDRLKDSPSLKPYILEIFDECYEEARAEASDRSKLSLHTFPVTPIGSLEQILELNSFPDHS